A single Micromonospora luteifusca DNA region contains:
- a CDS encoding iron-containing redox enzyme family protein, with protein sequence MSEPADRRYGPAELPRSRGPISAAVLGALRRPPHDLPSDLGAHLGPADPITDEDLQLTLFLCYELHYRGWRGVDEAWEWQPTLLALRAHAERSFEAAVRRLVGSPPVPAAGVAAGLAELVAADDGPPLAATLQRRADLTQFREFATHRSVYHLREADPHSWALPRLGGPAKAALVEIQTDEYGNGRLNRMHAELFRCTLERLGLDITYGAHLDAVPAVTLATNNLMSLFGLHRRLRGALLGHLAAFEMTSSLPNRRYGNGLRRLGFDEVATRFFDEHVEADAVHEQIAAHDMCGGLVDVEPALAPDVLFGAAAGLAIDRLFAGHLLDSWAAGRSSLRSPAPSPLSSTVLPSVPLAATASATLAPPAEPAVA encoded by the coding sequence ATGTCCGAGCCCGCCGACCGCCGCTACGGCCCTGCGGAGCTGCCGCGGTCGCGCGGCCCGATCTCCGCGGCGGTGCTCGGCGCTCTGCGGCGCCCGCCGCATGACCTGCCGTCAGATCTCGGCGCGCACCTCGGCCCGGCGGACCCGATCACGGACGAGGACCTTCAGCTGACCCTGTTCCTTTGCTACGAGCTGCACTACCGGGGCTGGCGGGGGGTGGACGAGGCGTGGGAGTGGCAACCCACGCTGCTCGCTCTACGGGCGCACGCCGAACGGTCGTTCGAGGCGGCGGTGCGCCGGCTGGTCGGATCGCCGCCGGTGCCCGCCGCCGGGGTGGCCGCCGGTCTCGCCGAGCTGGTCGCGGCCGACGACGGACCGCCGCTGGCCGCGACGCTGCAACGCCGCGCCGACCTCACCCAGTTCCGCGAGTTCGCCACCCACCGCTCCGTCTACCACCTGCGCGAGGCGGACCCGCACAGTTGGGCCCTGCCCCGCCTCGGCGGCCCGGCCAAGGCCGCCCTCGTGGAGATCCAGACCGACGAGTACGGCAACGGCCGGCTGAACCGGATGCACGCCGAGCTGTTCCGGTGCACCCTGGAGCGGCTGGGCCTGGACATCACCTACGGCGCCCACCTGGACGCGGTGCCCGCGGTGACCCTGGCGACCAACAACCTGATGTCGCTGTTCGGGCTGCACCGACGGCTGCGCGGCGCCCTGCTCGGGCACCTGGCCGCGTTCGAGATGACCTCCTCGCTGCCGAACCGTCGCTACGGCAACGGGTTGCGCCGGCTCGGCTTCGACGAGGTGGCCACCCGTTTCTTCGACGAGCACGTCGAGGCCGACGCCGTGCACGAGCAGATCGCCGCCCACGACATGTGCGGCGGCCTGGTCGACGTCGAACCCGCCCTCGCCCCCGACGTGCTCTTCGGCGCGGCGGCCGGGCTCGCGATCGACCGGCTGTTCGCCGGGCACCTGTTGGACAGTTGGGCCGCCGGGCGCAGCTCGCTGCGGTCGCCCGCCCCATCGCCCCTGTCGTCCACCGTGCTGCCGAGCGTCCCCCTCGCCGCGACAGCGTCGGCCACCCTGGCCCCGCCGGCCGAGCCCGCCGTCGCCTGA
- a CDS encoding CDGSH iron-sulfur domain-containing protein: MRTDDTSEPAAATITPYEDGPLLVRGDFDLVTPDGERIDARRGTVALCRCGKSTLKPFCDGTHKAVNFRAGTAREG, translated from the coding sequence ATGCGCACCGACGACACCAGTGAGCCCGCCGCCGCCACGATCACCCCGTACGAGGACGGACCGCTGCTGGTCCGCGGCGACTTCGACCTGGTCACCCCGGATGGCGAACGCATCGACGCGCGCCGGGGCACGGTGGCGCTGTGTCGGTGCGGCAAGTCGACGCTGAAGCCGTTCTGCGACGGCACCCACAAGGCGGTCAACTTCCGCGCGGGCACCGCCCGCGAGGGCTGA